Proteins from one Oryza sativa Japonica Group chromosome 12, ASM3414082v1 genomic window:
- the LOC4352407 gene encoding DNA-directed RNA polymerase I subunit rpa43 isoform X2 — protein MEALREAEAELTVYVHPSNAADVRRAVSRQLSTTLFSYEDRFEGVLLAHEVVVNGDRAKILNGLVPYFGVPVHANLLLYSPQPDMILGKVELLGKESIHAIVLGVFSAAIMADDINEKFKFKRKGDGGKFISRSDRHHVIRKGSMIRFSVKRVDTEMNCHITGSLLPPHTGSMPWLSTHDAEYASEISSGTRRPSNVGIKIKNEQDHKTSDNEDSVINSERPHKKSRKRAWEE, from the exons atggAGGCGCtccgggaggcggaggccgagctGACGGTGTACGTGCACCCCTCCAACGCCGCCGACGTACgccgcgccgtctcccgccAGCTCAGCACCACCCTCTTCTC GTATGAAGATCGCTTTGAAGGCGTTTTGCTAGCTCATGAGGTTGTTGTGAATGGTGATCGAGCGAAGATTCTGAATGGTTTGGTACCATATTTCGGTGTACCGGTCCATGCGAATCTGCTGCTCTATTCTCCCCAACCAGACATGATCCTTG GGAAGGTTGAACTGCTTGGGAAGGAATCAATTCATGCCATTGTGCTAGGGGTTTTCTCAGCCGCCATCATGGCAGATGATATTAATGAGAAGTTCAAGTTCAAAAGA AAAGGAGATGGAGGAAAATTCATAAGCCGGTCGGACAGACATCATGTGATTAGAAAGGGAAGCATGATACGGTTTTCTGTAAAAAG GGTGGATACAGAAATGAATTGTCACATAACTGGATCTTTGCTCCCACCACATACTGGATCCATGCCTTGGCTATCAACTCATGATGCTGAATATGCATCAGAAATCAGCAG tggTACAAGGAGACCAAGCAATGTTGGGATTAAAATTAAGAATGAACAAGATCACAAAACATCGGACAATGAAGATAGCGTCATAAATTCGGAACGGCCACACAAAAAGTCCCGAAAGAGGGCTTGGGAAGAATGA
- the LOC4352407 gene encoding DNA-directed RNA polymerase I subunit rpa43 isoform X1, translated as MEALREAEAELTVYVHPSNAADVRRAVSRQLSTTLFSYEDRFEGVLLAHEVVVNGDRAKILNGLVPYFGVPVHANLLLYSPQPDMILEGKVELLGKESIHAIVLGVFSAAIMADDINEKFKFKRKGDGGKFISRSDRHHVIRKGSMIRFSVKRVDTEMNCHITGSLLPPHTGSMPWLSTHDAEYASEISSGTRRPSNVGIKIKNEQDHKTSDNEDSVINSERPHKKSRKRAWEE; from the exons atggAGGCGCtccgggaggcggaggccgagctGACGGTGTACGTGCACCCCTCCAACGCCGCCGACGTACgccgcgccgtctcccgccAGCTCAGCACCACCCTCTTCTC GTATGAAGATCGCTTTGAAGGCGTTTTGCTAGCTCATGAGGTTGTTGTGAATGGTGATCGAGCGAAGATTCTGAATGGTTTGGTACCATATTTCGGTGTACCGGTCCATGCGAATCTGCTGCTCTATTCTCCCCAACCAGACATGATCCTTG AAGGGAAGGTTGAACTGCTTGGGAAGGAATCAATTCATGCCATTGTGCTAGGGGTTTTCTCAGCCGCCATCATGGCAGATGATATTAATGAGAAGTTCAAGTTCAAAAGA AAAGGAGATGGAGGAAAATTCATAAGCCGGTCGGACAGACATCATGTGATTAGAAAGGGAAGCATGATACGGTTTTCTGTAAAAAG GGTGGATACAGAAATGAATTGTCACATAACTGGATCTTTGCTCCCACCACATACTGGATCCATGCCTTGGCTATCAACTCATGATGCTGAATATGCATCAGAAATCAGCAG tggTACAAGGAGACCAAGCAATGTTGGGATTAAAATTAAGAATGAACAAGATCACAAAACATCGGACAATGAAGATAGCGTCATAAATTCGGAACGGCCACACAAAAAGTCCCGAAAGAGGGCTTGGGAAGAATGA